CTCTAGAACAACCTCACCTGCCTCCGCATCCTGTATGATTCGCCAAGTGTTAGTCACTTATGGCCAGACAGAAAGTCTTGGGAAGAAACCGAGGGAAGCTGGGATACTTGCCACCGACAACACGGGTGACGATAATCGGATATTGACCTTGCGGCCGTCAATCTCTTGGGCGGCAATGGCACGCAGGACATTGTGCAAATCCACCCTATGGGTCAGTACCCATTCATCATGCACATTCAGAGTACGCTGATGCTCCCTCGTAACCTGCCATACTCGTCAGTTCATGATCTTACAAGACCAAATCAACAATTCGCCGACGCAACTTACGATGGGCGTGCGTATGTGATTTCCTTTCGCATCCCAGATTTGCAATGTCTCGCAGTGAACAGGTTGAAGCCAATCCAACTTGCATCCCCATGCCTTCAGGATACGAGTGGCATTGGGTGCTACGTGAATGGCCGCACCGACCTCGTTAAGGAAACCAGACTTCTCAAATACCTGCTCAAGCGTTTAGCAAACGACTTCCAAGAGCGGATCGCAGGATATTTGGCTCAATAGCCACTTGCCTGCACGCGGTGCCCTGCCCGGTTTAGGGCTATACCGGCCCCCAATCCGCCGAGGCCTGCGCCAACAACAATTACGCTTAACGGCATTTTGATAGTTGGCTGATGTGAAGATAAAGAAGACACGAAAAACTCGGAGCTTCGAAGCTGATTTCTGATGTATTCAGGAAGCAATATACCGACGATGGGGATGCGTGCAGCTTTTTATACATACATTCTCGAGATATAGGCCGATGAAAAAGCCTCATACCTTCTAAAGAGCCTGCAGGCGGCAAGACGACCGCGCCGATCTGCAGCGGCCTGCCCACTCGGGTCATTACCTGAATTCGGTGGTTAGATCGGTTTGCTAGTGTTCTTACTATATCTACTGAAGACATGGGTATACTTCGGAGGCCGGACGGAGAGCGCCGCTGCCGAAATTAATGGGTCCTTCCGCTTACCTCATCGGAAGGTCGTCGAGCATCGGATGTTCTACGGAGTATTATGTCCAGGCGAGTGGAGATCAGTGTCACAATTTCGATACGTATTCCAATGATGATTTTTTTAGTTTCACTGAAGGGTCCAGAGCCAAAATCCTTCCTACGGAAGTAAGATTGAACTCGGTGTGAGGGATTATTGGCATCTTGCTTGTCGACCTCCCATGTTGACACATACTTATAGATACGGATCCCTTCTTGTATAATGGGCATTCCGCAATCCTCAAAGCACTCGTGCACCTCTAACCCCTCACTTCTCTTTTTTGACACCTTGGCAAACTACGACGGAAGGCAGGCACCATGACGGTCCTCAAACCCTTCCTCACTGGCGTTGTCGGCGCAACAGTCTCGTTGCAGTTGCTAATCCTTGCAATATGAGCTATCTGTACGGCACAGCGTATCGCGGCTCCTTGCGATATAGCACAATGAAGGTGTTGTATGTCGACTACGATGGGGGCGCGGTTGGCCAGTCCGTCACAACGGCCTACACCATGATACAATGCCCTGGATTTCCAACTATCCACCAACACACGCAAGAGGAGTACCCAACAGAGCAGGACATCCAGGAAGCTACTGCAAAGGCGACTACTGGAGAGCTATATATTCTGTCCCTGGTGCCTCCTTGCGAATAACTGACGCGCTATCTTCATCAGACAGCGCGAAAGCGTACGATAGCACCCAGGCCCTAGGTTATGTTTATAAAAGTGCCGTTTGTCCGGCCTATGCGCAAGGCGTGTACTCGAATCTGGCTCAGCTCTCTcaagccgctgctgccatcTACAAGCAGACGAGCCTTACCGCAGCCCTAAACGCAGTCAACGCCTCCGACCCCTACATCGCGAAAATTGTTCTCGATCCAGTCTCATCTACCTAATATTCAGCCAATGAACCAGGGCGTCCGGCTCTACTACAATACAGTCTCAATGGTTATGCCTATCCTTATCCAGTTCTTCATAATGGCTTTCGGTGGCATCTCTGCCCAAaccaacatcttcaacgcCTACTCCCCAAGACAGAACACTATCCTCCGATTCACCATATCAGTCTGCTACACATTCGGTGCCGCCCCTCGTAATGACTGGATATATTTGGGCGTTCCGCGAAAATCGGGATGTCTCGTCCGGCCAATTCGCTTTAACCTGGATGGCAATCTGGCTGGCCATGCATGTCCATTTCCTTTTCATCGACTCCGCTATCTCTGTCATCCCGATGCCCATCGTacctttctttgtcttgaCCTGGACCATACTCAACGTCTCCAGTACCATTGGTCCGTTTGACCTGTCTCCGGGCTTCTATCGTATCGGGTATGCATTCCCGGCACATTCTCTTTATGAGCTCCTGCTTCAGAACTGGATGGACGGGTGTAACCCGCATCTGTATCGGGCCTTTCCGATTTTGTGGTGTGAGTGGGTTGTGGCATTGGTCTTGTTTGTGGTTAGCATGCGAATTCGGACGAAATCTAGCTTGAACACGTTCCTCAGCAAAGGGTCAAGCAAAGTATGACCCAGTTTTGCCTTGTTTATGCCATAACTTTCCCAATTcttcttattttcttttgGCTCTAGACGGCTGGGTATATGTATATTACTATTTAGCACTCTCTATAATTGGCGAGCGTTGAAGATCCACCTGCGCTGCGCTTAAACTCTttgtgcttctcttctctaccttgccatttctccttctcctcttcattgcTTTAACTATTTCGATTTTTTTTCACCACTCTTATGCATATGCACTATATCAAGTAGACAATTTCCATTTCTGCTCCGCGCTCACTTTGCCTAGTCTTCTGAAAGCCCGAATCTGTCCCAACAGCCTTTGAGTGTATTCCAGACTCATCCAAGTTAGAAAACATAGCCCCGTGCTGCAGTATGCCTAGACGCATTAGTCTAAGAGAGGAGAATAGTCCAACCAGCAACCTTAGCTCCATACGCTCATATATCATGCAAGCGCACATTATGTTAGAGTGGGTCATCATGCCAAAAGGAATCCAAATACGTATCAAATAGCATCTAATGTCGACTAATTTATTCATCAATACGTTGGCCGTCCTGAGTTCGCAATAGGATTCCAAGTTTAGAGAGCCAATTTACTGAGTACTTCGCCGACAGTAGAGACGGAATCTTTCTGAGTACTGCGAAACAATAGAGGAACGAGGATTTTAGACATAGACTGGATTTAGAGACCATAACATATAATATTTTGTGTGTGTGTTTCAGTGCTCTGGGTTTTCTGAACTTTATGCAGGTATTCCCTATATATTCCATCTAGCATAGGGAAATAAAAAGTGGACGTTGACGGAAACGCGAACGGTTGAAACggtaaaaagaagaaactgtTGAAGCATAATTAGGAGGTATATACGTAAAAAAGATTCTCAGACAGGTATGTCGTAGCCTCGAGTATGGATATATTACAATAAGAGATAACGAACGTCAGTTTGCAACAAGAATCACTGCCCTTTCTTTTCACCCTCCAGACGCCAGCGCTCGAGGAAATACCCCACAGCACGGGCAAGACCCTCATCAAGGGGGACAATAGGCGTGTACCCAAGGCGATCCTTAGCCTTGTCACAGGAGTAGTACCTCGTCATACAGGAGTAACGCACCGCCCGCCGCGTGAGATTTGGCGTTTTCCCCACGAGTCCCAGAACGGCCTCGGCAAGACCTCCAATAGGACCGAGCAGCCACTCAGGAAGCTGCCAGGTTTGATGCGGTTCGACGACCTTATCCGCAAGCGCCCAGGCAGCATGCGTAAAGTCCCAGAAGTAGACGGGTTGGTCGTTTGTGATGAGGAAGGCCTCACCGTCGACGCGTTCGTAGTCGAGGAGGTCACCCTGGCCTGATTCGACGCGTTTGTAAATGGCTAGGAGGCGGAAAGCCGCAAGGAGATGTGAGTACGCGACGTTTCCGACGTATGTGAAATCGAAAAGATTGTTGTTCTCGCCGAGCTGCATTTTCCGGACAGTGGGCGAGGCGTTAACGCCATGGCTGAGCATTTTAATAATCAGTTGGCCGTCCTTTTCGCCGTAAATGCCGGACGGGCGGAGCGCGCAGGTTAGCATTGAGGATGGGGATTTGCGGTTGTATTTCAGgacggcttcttcggcttcagccTGTGGTTTCACTTAATGTTAGCGATCTCTTCTTATAATAATATCgaaatttcttcttcttttcttttctttccttcct
This sequence is a window from Aspergillus nidulans FGSC A4 chromosome IV. Protein-coding genes within it:
- a CDS encoding uncharacterized protein (transcript_id=CADANIAT00000682); this translates as MTGYIWAFRENRDVSSGQFALTWMAIWLAMHVHFLFIDSAISVIPMPIVPFFVLTWTILNVSSTIGPFDLSPGFYRIGYAFPAHSLYELLLQNWMDGCNPHLYRAFPILWSLSIIGER
- a CDS encoding C-3 sterol dehydrogenase/C-4 decarboxylase (transcript_id=CADANIAT00000683) yields the protein MTTKRPTMTLGTVLVVGGCGFLGSHIVDQLLNFPTETDPSASLPKPQGDKRFDYPKLGDRYPVCIAKVAVADLRTTNNRLPGADYYEGDLTSAESMLSVFRKVKPDVVIHTASAMLTDKNLLYQLNVEGTKTLLEVAGGARGDWGGKCKAFVYTSSASVIHDTQSDLLNVNEDWPLIRGKLQQEYYSDTKAEAEEAVLKYNRKSPSSMLTCALRPSGIYGEKDGQLIIKMLSHGVNASPTVRKMQLGENNNLFDFTYVGNVAYSHLLAAFRLLAIYKRVESGQGDLLDYERVDGEAFLITNDQPVYFWDFTHAAWALADKVVEPHQTWQLPEWLLGPIGGLAEAVLGLVGKTPNLTRRAVRYSCMTRYYSCDKAKDRLGYTPIVPLDEGLARAVGYFLERWRLEGEKKGQ